A single Argentina anserina chromosome 7, drPotAnse1.1, whole genome shotgun sequence DNA region contains:
- the LOC126802364 gene encoding OVARIAN TUMOR DOMAIN-containing deubiquitinating enzyme 12, protein MFYNHMAKLNLDQDVVRWGLHQLLDCTLSNDCSRSTVTGYQWDSSQVECVSEGYVEPCNVENDEVLARALQEELSRLAKEEAAGLSSYGDAPLQVSILAQDWLVPSSRHSGAGLENVQDAVNDFSSKMDTNEYCHQENEGDGFRRNGSGEAYENSEGGHLMNGEYMSRPMDITDEYALDGEVGRRLNQMVPVPHIPKTNEKIPTVDEEISDHERLIERLKLYDLVECKIVGDGNCQFRALSDQLYRSSEYHSLVRDQIIQQLKNHPEMYDGYVPMGYVDYIKKMSKSGEWGDHVTLQAAADSYGVKIFVITSFKDTCYIEILPHVSNSSRVICLSFWAEVHYNSIYPEGELPPPNLQKKKHWWNF, encoded by the exons ATGTTTTACAATCACATGGCAAAATTGAACCTTGATCAGGATGTTGTTCGTTGGGGGCTGCATCAgctgttggattgcactcttTCAAACGATTGTTCTCGAAGTACTGTTACTGGATACCAATGGGACTCTAGTCAAGTGGAGTGCGTGAGTGAAGGTTATGTTGAGCCTTGTAATGTGGAGAATGATGAGGTTTTGGCTCGCGCTTTACAAGAGGAGTTATCTAGACTTGCAAAGGAAGAGGCAGCCGGACTTTCTAGTTATGGTGATGCGCCTTTGCAAGTGTCGATTCTTGCACAGGATTGGCTCGTTCCTTCGAGCAGACACAGTGGTGCTG GGCTCGAAAACGTTCAGGATGCTGTGAATGATTTTAGCAGTAAGATGGACACCAATGAATATTGTCATCAAGAAAATGAGGGGGATGGTTTTAGGAGAAATGGAAGCGGGGAAGCATATGAAAATAGTGAAGGAGGGCACTTGATGAATGGGGAATACATGTCGCGTCCGATGGACATTACAGATGAATATGCTCTTGATGGTGAAGTAGGGAGAAGACTGAATCAGATGGTTCCTGTTCCG CATATCCCGAAAACAAATGAGAAAATACCCACAGTTGATGAAGAGATATCAGATCATGAGAGGCTTATTGAAAG ACTAAAGTTGTATGACTTGGTGGAGTGTAAGATTGTGGGAGATGGGAACTGTCAG TTTCGTGCTTTATCAGATCAACTATACCGTTCTTCTGAATACCACAGCCTTGTAAGAGATCAAATTATTCAACAG CTTAAGAATCACCCAGAGATGTATGATGGTTATGTTCCAATGGGTTATGTTGATTACATTAAAAAAATGAGCAA GAGTGGTGAATGGGGTGACCATGTCACGTTGCAGGCTGCTGCAGATTCG TATGGTGTCAAGATATTTGTTATCACTTCTTTCAAGGATACATGCTATATTGAGATTCTTCCACATGTTTCAAATTCTAGTAGAG TTATCTGCTTGAGCTTTTGGGCTGAGGTGCACTATAATTCTATCTATCCTGAAGGAG AACTTCCTCCGCCTAACTTACAGAAAAAGAAGCATTGGTGGAACTTTTGA
- the LOC126803691 gene encoding serine/threonine-protein kinase PCRK1-like, whose product MDSYTHLTTTCGLRVFKLSELEKATKNFSSSRLIGGGDFGSEIFKGVIKEANNTKLNVLVYRITRRPTLEAKSDEKWARELIKQVSAIDDHPNLVRVVGYCVTRYKKKVHVEPVRFIVEEDACNGNLHDYLHRGRHQPLSWAKRLSILRDVARGLAYLHHDLDNKILSFKSSNILLDENLNAKLSEHATATLGPFDDNLMDVPIISMKYEAPELIMLGQLTSKSNVWSYGVFILELITGKQPYDGHRKFKKLWSSSRSNLEMMIDPKLKRQYSVESAMALAALAADHCLQDDPKQRPKMSEVLAMVSTMAETSEF is encoded by the exons ATGGATTCCTACACGCATTTGACCACTACATGCGGCCTCAGAGTCTTTAAACTCTCGGAGCTTGAGAAGGCAACCAAGAACTTCAGCTCATCTCGCCTCATTGGAGGGGGAGACTTTGGATCTGAGATTTTTAAGGGAGTCATCAAGGAGGCCAACaacacaaaactcaatgtACTTGTCTATCGGATCACCCGAAGACCTACTCTTGAGGCAAAA AGCGACGAAAAGTGGGCGAGGGAGCTCATAAAGCAAGTATCGGCTATTGATGATCATCCAAACCTTGTTAGAGTGGTGGGATACTGTGTCACTCGATACAAGAAGAAGGTACATGTAGAGCCTGTGCGATTTATAGTGGAAGAAGATGCATGCAATGGAAATTTACATGACTATCTACACAGGGGGCGGCATCAACCTCTTTCATGGGCAAAGAGACTTAGCATACTCCGAGATGTTGCTCGAGGCTTGGCTTATTTGCATCATGACTTAGATAACAAG ATATTATCATTTAAGTCCTCCAACATACTCCTGGATGAGAACTTAAATGCCAAATTGTCAGAGCACGCGACGGCAACACTAGGTCCTTTCGATGACAACCTGATG GACGTTCCAATCATATCTATGAAGTATGAAGCTCCTGAACTCATCATGCTAGGACAATTGACGTCCAAGAGCAACGTGTGGAGCTATGGCGTTTTTATTTTGGAGCTCATAACTGGTAAGCAGCCATATGATGGACACAGAAAGTTTAAGAAACTATGGAGCTCCAGCAGAAGCAACTTGGAGATGATGATAGACCCCAAGCTTAAAAGACAGTATTCGGTCGAATCTGCCATGGCGCTAGCAGCACTTGCAGCTGATCATTGCTTGCAAGATGATCCAAAACAGCGACCTAAAATGAGTGAGGTCCTCGCAATGGTGTCTACAATGGCAGAGACATCAGAATTTTGA
- the LOC126801621 gene encoding serine/threonine-protein kinase PCRK1-like, whose product MKCFSFNSREKNDETKTTKSPSGHSTSSFFSLDRDPRKSEFTSQDVSEFSTTSSVRSFAVMSQRHSNLREFTCAELKEATKNFSLSLMLGEGGFGGVYRGVIKSAQDPHKKIDIAVKQLSKRGLQGHKEWMTEVNVLGIVEHPNLVKLIGYCAEDDERGIQRLLVYEYMPNRSVQDHLASRFKIALPWVTRVKIAQDAARGLAYLHEEMEFQIIFRDFKSSNILLDELWNAKLSDFGLARLGPSDGVSHVSTAVVGTVGYAAPEYIQTGHLTSKSDVWSYGIFLYELITGRRPMDRNRPKNEQKLLEWVRAHLSADLKKFQLIMDPRLEGKYSLKAAQKLAAVANRCLVRQPRLRPKMSEVSEMVKRIVETTTDMGSPQQLPSESVEYSNDEFLTESKREILRRKFVDPLIGENGCLNFHIWRPKIVKTC is encoded by the exons ATgaagtgtttttctttcaacagCAGAGAGAAGAATGATGAAACAAAGACTACCAAGTCTCCTTCTGGTCATTCCACTTCCTCTTTCTTTTCACTTGATCGCGATCCTAGAAAATCAGAGTTCACTTCCCAGGATGTCTCGGAATTCAGCACAACATCCTCTGTGAGGTCATTTGCAGTAATGTCTCAACGACACAGCAACCTAAGAGAATTCACATGCGCGGAGCTGAAAGAAGCAACTAAGAATTTTAGTCTCTCCCTCATGCTTGGAGAAGGCGGGTTCGGCGGTGTTTATAGGGGTGTCATCAAAAGTGCACAAGATCCACATAAGAAAATAGACATCGCTGTTAAACAACTGAGTAAAAGGGGATTGCAG GGCCACAAAGAGTGGATGACTGAAGTTAATGTTTTAGGGATTGTTGAGCATCCAAATCTTGTCAAATTAATAGGATACTGCGCTGAGGATGATGAAAGAGGGATCCAGAGGCTCCTGGTATATGAATACATGCCCAACAGGAGTGTACAAGATCACTTAGCAAGCCGATTTAAGATTGCACTCCCTTGGGTCACAAGGGTTAAAATAGCACAGGATGCTGCTCGCGGATTGGCATACCTGCATGAAGAAATGGAATTTCAG ATAATCTTCAGGGATTTCAAGTCTTCGAACATACTTTTGGATGAACTTTGGAATGCAAAGTTATCAGACTTTGGATTAGCCAGGCTGGGGCCTTCAGATGGAGTGAGTCATGTCTCTACTGCG GTTGTTGGAACAGTTGGATATGCAGCTCCTGAATATATTCAAACAGGTCATCTCACATCGAAAAGTGATGTGTGGAGCTATGGCATTTTCCTTTATGAACTCATCACAGGAAGGCGGCCTATGGACCGAAACCGCCCCAAGAATGAACAAAAGCTCTTGGAATGGGTGAGAGCACATCTGTCTGCAGATTTAAAGAAGTTTCAGCTTATTATGGATCCAAGGCTCGAAGGGAAGTATTCCCTCAAAGCTGCACAAAAGCTAGCAGCTGTGGCCAACCGGTGCTTGGTGAGGCAGCCGAGATTACGTCCTAAAATGAGTGAAGTATCGGAGATGGTGAAAAGAATTGTGGAGACCACAACAGATATGGGAAGTCCTCAACAACTCCCTTCAGAAAGTGTGGAGTACTccaatgatgaatttttgACAGAATCCAAAAGGGAGATTTTGAGAAGGAAATTTGTGGATCCGCTTATTGGAGAAAATGGTTGCTTGAATTTTCATATATGGAGACCCAAGATTGTGAAGACATGTTAA